A window from Balearica regulorum gibbericeps isolate bBalReg1 chromosome 1, bBalReg1.pri, whole genome shotgun sequence encodes these proteins:
- the GPR18 gene encoding N-arachidonyl glycine receptor gives MMSGNQHPEEYRIASLVFYSFVFTVGLLVNATALWVFSCTTKKRTTITVYMMNVALLDIIFIFSLPFRIIYHGKEMWPFGDIFCRIISAFTIFYPAIALWLLTFISVDRFMAIVQPKHVKELKNTKKAVLACTGIWVMTLATTSPLLFLQSDPDKASNFTTCMKMLDIIHLKEVNTLNFSRLIFFFLIPLFIMMGCYLVIIYNFIRGKTSKLKPKAKERSIRIIVTLIAQVLICFVPFHICFACLMLQDEDTTYNPWAAFTTFLMNLSTCLDVILYYIVSKQFQARVISVILYRNYLRSVRRKSFRTGSVRSLNNMNSEMI, from the coding sequence atgaTGTCTGGAAATCAACACCCTGAAGAATACAGGATTGCATCACTGGTCTTCTACAGTTTTGTATTTACAGTGGGATTGTTGGTGAATGCCACTGCACTATGGGTTTTCAGCTGCACTACCAAGAAGAGAACAACTATAACTGTATATATGATGAATGTGGCGTTACTTgacataatttttatattttccttgccttttcGGATAATCTACCATGGGAAAGAAATGTGGCCTTTCGGAGATATATTCTGTCGGATTATCAGTGCTTTCACAATATTTTATCCAGCCATTGCTCTGTGGTTGCTCACTTTTATAAGTGTAGACAGATTTATGGCTATTGTCCAGCCCAAACATGTCAAAGaactaaaaaatacaaaaaaagctgTGCTGGCTTGCACTGGAATCTGGGTAATGACCCTCGCAACAACATCTCCGTTGCTGTTTTTACAATCTGATCCAGACAAAGCCTCGAATTTCACCACCTGCATGAAAATGCTTGATATCATCCATTTAAAGGAAGTGAATACACTGAACTTTTCTcgcttgatttttttctttttgatccCCTTGTTTATCATGATGGGGTGTTACCTAGTCATCATTTACAATTTTATCCGTGGCAAGACTTCCAAACTGAAGCCTAAGGCCAAGGAGAGATCCATAAGAATTATAGTTACTCTGATTGCTCAAGTACTCATCTGCTTTGTACCCTTCCACATTTGCTTCGCCTGCCTGATGTTGCAGGATGAAGACACAACTTACAATCCCTGGGCAGCCTTTACAACCTTTCTCATGAATCTCAGTACGTGCTTGGACGTTATACTGTACTACATTGTTTCTAAACAATTTCAGGCAAGAGTCATCAGCGTAATCCTTTATCGCAATTACCTTCGAAGCGTGCGCAGGAAAAGTTTTCGAACTGGAAGTGTAAGATCACTCAATAATATGAACAGTGAAATgatataa